The Pelodiscus sinensis isolate JC-2024 chromosome 24, ASM4963464v1, whole genome shotgun sequence genomic interval ATTTCTCTGGGTAGGTGACATTGCCTTCACCCCAGGCACATCTTACCCtgcctctgtccccacccccgccactAGAGCCACCCCAACACTGCCCCTCCCGGAGCCCTGGAACTCAGCACCCGGCTCAGCACAGTCCGGCCGAGCGCGGTGCTTGGTTGATTCCGGCAACGTTACAGTCTCTGTCACAGTGACTGGCAGGCTGGgcaggcagtgggtctggccctacTGGTCAGCTggaaagctcccattgacttcaggggccCAATTTCACCCCCTGGGTGCTACTGATGGGATTTCACTCATTGGGCTTTCAGCCCCACACGGACCAGCTGCGCAGCAGCAAAGGAAGCTGCGCCGCGGAGAAACGCACTTTCTGAGGGGGGTTAAAAAGGAGACTGGGGAGGCGATCCcttgggccctgctggctgccccccaaagccCATTTGATTCCCTTGGTTacctgctcagggctggggccctTCCTCACACGTGTTTTGTTCTTAAAAAAACTCTTTCCACCCCTTGGACTGGGAGATGCCAAACAAACCTTCTCCCTGTTCAACCGCCGAGAGCCTCGGGCCGGCGGATTCACCAGTTCCCTTCAGTTCCCGCAGTTTGTCCTTTGACGTGGGAACCCGAGTTACAGACCCAGTTCGGTTCATCCTGCCACTGACCTAACGGGACTGAACGACTCTTCCATTCCCCCTGTGGGAACGACGCGGAGCCCTCACCAGCTTTTACGTGGTCGGTCATTATCCAGCCACCTGTCTGCCGACCTCCCTCCCTATTCATTCCCCACCCGCCTGCTGGCCTCTGAGCACACTCAGGACATTTTCCCAGCACAGTCCCCAGTGGGTTTATTCAGGCTCTGGCCTCATTGTAATAAAAGGGGCCATGACCAGAGATTGAACCCTCACTGTCCCCTTGTCTGGGGTGCAGTTTAAGCCTCGGCTCCTCTTTCCGTTCCTGAATTGTGGCCCCAGAATCAGACACGGGATCCCAGCAGCCGCACAAGGGGGTAAAATCCCCTCCCTGAACCTGCCCGAGGGTCCCTCCCAGCCGCCCATTTTCTGTTTTGCTCTCCTCTATGGCACAAAGGCGGGACGAAACAGACGTTCTTCTCCAAGCAATGTCTCAGCCGGTATAACAGTGACATAAAAGGCCCCTTCTCTTTCACCGTGGGGAAGGACCAGTACGTGAGGATCAATGTCCTACAATGCAACACAGATTTGTGCAACTCCGCCGCACCTCAAGGTACGTTGTGGGTCTGTTTGTTTTGTCCCTATTTCAGGGCACGGCCACAATTAGGAACAATTAGAGGGTGTGAGCTGCGTGTGGCTCTACCTCTCGGTGTGCTCCTGCCGATGTACATAGGTTGGCAGGAGGAGGGCTTTGGAAGGGCATTAGCTCAATGCACAGGAATAAACAGCTCTCAGGTGTCATCAGGGTGCACCAAGCAAGGTCAGCGAGGTCATTGGACCGGCACTGGGCAGAGTCACACCCCAGCAGCTCCGCACACCCcatctcccttgctacagttggATCGTTCATGTGGACAAGCCATGGCACAATTGTATTTGGTGCCCTTTTCTCCCCTTTATTGCCCGAAATTATATGTACTCACATGTCATTTCTGTCTCCAGTGAAATACTTGAAGCTGGCGGGTCTCCGGGTGGGGGTAGAACAGTCGGGCCCGTTTGCCATCAGATGGGTGGGGGCTGCATGCGAAGGAGGGAGCAGCTGCCGGGACAGCTCCCCCTTCACACTCACTGTGATCCAGAACTGAGCCAGTGCGGCCGTCGCCAACTGTTGTGTCCCAGACAGACAGAGAAatgcccccagctgcagggaggggcctgcACATAGGCACTGAGGAAGGGCTCATCCCCCAGTTGGAACAAAGCTTAACCCAACCTGTGACCGTCTCTCTGTCTTTGTTCTCAGTGTCCCCAGACACCACCCCGAACGGGCGGCAGTGCCCAACCTGCTTTGCTCTGGGCTCCGCTGCCTGCAACAGTGAAATCACCCCCTGCACGGGGCAGGAGACCTATTGCCTGGATTCCACTGGCGAGCTGAACCAAGGTAAATTCTGCCAGTTGCTCACAGGGCGGGGGGTGCCCGGAAAGCTACCAGGGCAAGAGCTCCCCTGAGAGCTGGTGGGACCTGGAGTCTGTGCCGAGCCATGGCAGGCTGGTGGTGCCAAAAGGGCTtttggctggagggaagcagagaGGAATTGGGACACTTCCTTCCAGCCCGGCTCGCCCAACTAACCGGTGCCACCATGCTACAAGGGTGGTGGCAGTAGGGTTCTTGCAAGGGGAGGGTTGTGATGTCAGAGATTCAGAGCTGAGGAGAGAACCAAAGAGTCCTGGCTTCCACCCCtttgctgctctaaccactagtccccacctCCTTCATGTTTAAGTGGAACTAAGCTGCTGTTGTTCCATGAGGCGCTTCCTGCTCTCAGTGtgtgcccagagctcccagcgcTCTGTGATGGTTATAAAGTAACTGAACCAAGGGGGAAGGTTGCTGGAGATGGGGAGAGGCGGCGTGTTGCCCGGTGGCGCCGCACTGGAAAGCAGCCGCCCCACCCACAACTCCGTTTCAAAACCTAGCACCATGTACTGGTGTGCGGGGCAGCCTAGAGGGCACCAGGCACTTGCCCTACTGTGGCCTtttgcagcaggagcagggagatcGCAAGCGGGTGagaaggggaggcagggcaggaaccACAACGGGGTAGAGAAGGACCCAGAGCTCCTCATCCGTAAAACCAGGCTGAATATCTCCAACAGGTGCATCAACATCAACATTTGCGGCAAAGGGCTGCGCATCACCATCCGCACAAGAGATTAAACCTGGAACCACCATGACGTCTACAGACTACACCTTCACATTTCtgacaggaaaaataaccccaggcAGCCTGATTGATATTGAAAACAGAGCCGCTACCTTAACCACTGTCATCACCACTCCAGAAACACCCACCTCCACCCTCACCACCACGgcccctgagacgaccacctcggtcctcaccaccacagccCCTGAGATGACCACCTCGATCCCcaccactacggctcccgagacgaccacctcggtcctaaCCACCACCGCCccagagacgaccacctcggtcctcaccactacggctccggacacgATCACCACGGTCCTCACTACCACAGtccctgagacgaccacctcgatcctcaccactacagctccagaGACAACTACCTCAGTCCTCAGcactacggctccggacacgaccacctcggtcctcagcactacggctccggacacgaccacGTCGGTCCTCACCAcaaccgcccccgagacgaccacctcggtcctcaccaccactgcccccgagacgaccacctcggtcctcaccaccaccgctcCTGAGACGACCacttcggtcctcaccactacggctccggacacgaccacctcggtcctcaccaccaccgcccctgaGACGACCacttcggtcctcaccactacggctccggacacgACAACCACGGTCCTCCCTACCACAGCggccgagacgaccacctcgatCCTCAGCACTACAGCTCCCgtgacgaccacctcggtcctcagcaCTACAGCTCCAGAGACGACTACCTCAGTCCTCAGcactacggctccggacacgACTACCTCGGTCGTCAGcactacggctccggacacgaccacctcggttctcagcactacggctccggacacgaccacctcgaTCCTCAGcactacggctccggacacgaccacctcggtcctcaccgctacggctccggacacgaccacctcggtcctcaccaccaccgcccccgagacaaccacctcggtcctcaccaccactgcccccgagacgaccacctcggtcctcaccaccaccgcccctgagacgaccacctcagtcctcaccactacggctctggaCACAACCATCTtggtcctcaccaccacagcccccgagacgaccacctcaggcctcaccactaccgctcccgaaacGACCACCTCGggcctcaccactaccgctcccgataCAACCACCTCgatcctcaccaccaccacccccgagACGACCAGCTCGGTCCTCACGACCACCGctcctgagacgaccacctcggtcctcaccaccacagcccccgaaacgaccacctcagtcctcaTCACTACCGCTCCGgaaacgaccacctcggtcctcccCACTACAGCTCCAGAGATGACTACCTCGGTCCTGACCTCTATGGCTCCCGatacgaccacctcggtcctcaccaccactacccctgagacgaccacctcggtcctcaccaccactgcccctgAGACAACCACCTCGGTCCTCCCCACTACAGCTCCAatgacgaccacctcggtcctcaccactacagctccagaGATGActacctcggtcctcaccactacagctccggacacaaccacctcggtcctcaccactacagctccggACACAACCACCTCAGGCCTCACCAGTACCGCTCCCgaaacgaccacctcggtcctcaccactaccacTCCCGATACAACCACCTTgatcctcaccaccaccacccccgagATGACCAGCTcagtcctcaccaccaccgcccccgagacgaccacctcggtcctcaccaccaccgcccccgagacgaccacctcggtcctcaccactacggcttcCGATACGACCACCTTGGTCCTCACCACTGcagctcccgagacgaccacctctgtCCTAACCACCACTGCCCCTGAGacaaccacctcggtcctcagcactacggctccggacacgaccacGTCGGTCCTCACCACAACGGCCCTCGAGatgaccacctcggtcctcaccaccactgcccccgagacgaccacctcggtccccaccaccaccgctcctgagacgaccacctcggtcctcaccactacggctctggacacgaccacctcggtcctcaccaccaccgcccctgagacgaccacctcggtcctcaccaccactgcccccgagacgaccacttcggtccccaccaccaccgctcctgagacgaccacctcggtcctcaccactacgggtctggacacgaccacctcagtcctcaTCACTAACGCTCCGgaaacgaccacctcggtcctgaCCTCTGTGGCTCCCGATACGACCacttcggtcctcaccaccactgcccctgAGACGACCacttcggtcctcaccaccaccgcccccgagatGACCACAGCAGTCCTCGCCACCaccgctcccgagacgaccacagcggtcctcaccactacggctccggacacgATCACCACGGTCCTCACTACCACAGTCCCCGAGACGACCACATCgatcctcaccactacagctccagaGACAACTACCTCAGTCCTCAGcactacggctccggacacgaccaACTCGGTCCTCAGcactacggctccggacacgaccacGTCGGTCCTCACCAcaaccgcccccgagacgaccacctcggtcctcaccaccactgcccccgAGACAACCACCTCGGTCCCCACCACCACCGCTCCTGAGatgaccacctcggtcctcaccactacggctctggacacgaccacctcggtcctcaccaccaccgcccctgagacgaccacctcggtcctcaccactacggctccggacacgACAACCACAGTGCTCCCTACCACAGCcgccgagacgaccacctcgatCCTCAGCACTACAGCTCCCgtgacgaccacctcggtcctcagcaCTACAGCTCCAGAGACGACTACCTCAGTCCTCAGcactacggctccggacacgACTACCTCGGTCGTCAGCACTAAGGCTCCGGACacaaccacctcggtcctcagcactacggctccggacacaaccacctcggtcctcaccgctacggctccggacacgaccacctcggtcctcaccaccaccgcccccgagacgaccacctcggtcctcaccaccactgcccctgagacgaccacctcggtcctcccCACTACAGCTCCAatgacgaccacctcggtcctcaccactacagctccagaGATGActacctcggtcctcaccactacagctccggACACAACCACCttggtcctcaccactacagctccggACACAACCACCTCAGGCCTCATCAGTACCGCTCCCgaaacgaccacctcggtcctcaccactaccacTCCCGATACAACCACCTTgatcctcaccaccaccacccccgagACGACCAGCTcagtcctcaccaccaccgcccccgagacgaccacctcggtcctcaccaccactgcccctgagacaaccacctcggtcctcagcactacggctccggacacgaccacGTCGGTCCTCACCACAACGGCCCCCGAGatgaccacctcggtcctcaccaccactgcccccgagacgaccacctcggtccccaccaccaccgctcctgagacgaccacctcggtcctcaccactacggctctggacacgaccacctcggtcctcaccaccaccgcccctgagacgaccacctcggtcctcaccaccaccacccccgagACGACCAGCTcagtcctcaccaccaccgcccccgagacgaccacctcggtccccaccaccaccgctcctgagacgaccacctcggtcctcaccactactggtctggacacgaccacctcggtcctcaccaccaccgcccctgagacgaccacctcggtcctcaccaccaccgcccctgagacgaccacctcagtcctcaccactacggctctggaCACAACCATCTtggtcctcaccaccacagcccccgagacgaccacctcaggcctcaccactaccgctcccgaaacGACCACCTCGggcctcaccactaccgctcccgataCAACCACCTCgatcctcaccaccaccacccccgagACGACCagctcggtcctcaccaccaccgcccccgagacgaccacctcggtcctcaccaccacagcccccgaaacgaccacctcagtcctcaccactaccgctccggaaacgaccacctcggtcctcccCACTACAGCTCCAGAGATGACTACCTCGGTCCTGACCTCTATGGCTCCCGatacgaccacctcggtcctcaccaccactacccctgagacgaccacctcggtcctcaccaccactgcccctgagacgaccacctcggtcctcccCACTACAGCTCCAatgacgaccacctcggtcctcaccactacagctccagaGATGActacctcggtcctcaccactacagctccggCCACAACCACCttggtcctcaccactacagctccggACACAACCACCTCAggcctcaccaccaccgcccccgagacgaccacctcggtcctcaccaccactgcccccgagacgaccacctcggtcctcaccaccaccgcccctgagacgaccacctcagtcctcaccactacggctctggaCACAACCATCTtggtcctcaccaccacagcccccgagacgaccacctcaggcctcaccactaccgctcccgaaacgaccacctcggtcctcaccactaccacTCCCGATACAACCACCTTgatcctcaccaccaccacccccgagACGACCAGCTcagtcctcaccaccaccgcccccgagacgaccacctcggtcctcaccaccactgcccctgagacaaccacctcggtcctcagcactacggctccggacacgaccacGTCGGTCCTCACCACAACGGCCCCCGAGatgaccacctcggtcctcaccaccactgcccccgagacgaccacctcggtccccaccaccaccgctcctgagacgaccacctcggtcctcaccactacggctctggacacgaccacctcggtcctcaccaccaccgcccctgagacgaccacctcggtcctcaccaccaccacccccgagACGACCAGCTcagtcctcaccaccaccgcccccgagacgaccacctcggtccccaccaccaccgcccctgagacgaccacctcggtcctcaccaccaccacccccgagACGACCAGCTcagtcctcaccaccaccgcccccgagacgaccacctcggtcctcaccaccaccgcccctgagacgaccacctcggtcctcaccacaaccgcccccgagacgaccacctcggtcctcaccaccactgcccccgagacgaccacctcggtccccaccaccaccgctcctgagacgaccacctcggtcatCACAACTacggctccggacacgaccacctcgaTCCTCACTACTACAGCTCCCGAgtcgaccacctcggtcctcaccactacgggtATCGATacgaccacctcagtcctcaccACTTCCGCtgccgagacgaccacctcgggcATTACCACTACCGCTCCTGAGACGACTagctcggtcctcaccactacagctcccgCGACGACCAGCTCGGTCCCCATCACTACAGCTtcggacacgaccacctcggtcctcaccactaccacTCCCGatacgaccacctcggtcctcaccactacggctcctgAGACGACTACCTCGGTGCTCATCACTACAGCTCCCAAGACAACctcctcggtcctcaccaccactgcccccggaacgaccacctcggtcctcaccaccactgcctccGAGATGACCACCTCGGTCGTCACCTCTACGGCTCCAGAGACGACCacttcggtcctcaccactacggctccggatacGACCACCTCgatcctcaccactacagctcccaAGACGACCACTTCGGTTCTCACCACTACGGGTCTCGATACGACCACTTCGGTCCTCACCACTTccgctcccgagacgaccacctcgggcGTCACCACTACCGCTCCTGAGATGACCAggtcggtcctcaccactacggctcccacAACGACCAGCTCGGTCCTCAGCAGTACAGCTctggacacgaccacctcggtcctgaccaccaccgcccccgagacgaccacctcggtcctcaccaccaccacccctgagacgaccacctcggtactcaccaccactgcccccgagatgaccacctcggtcctcaccactgtGGCTCCAGAAACAACAACCTCtctcctcaccactacggctccggacacgaccacTTCCGTGCTCACCACCACCGctcctgagacgaccacctccgtcctcTCCACTATAGTTCCGGACATGACCACCTCGGTTCTCACTACCGCCGCCCCTGAGACGACCatctcggtcctcaccaccacagcccctgagacgaccacctctgTCCTCACCACTACGACTCCCGAGTCATCCACTTCGGTCCTCACTACTGGGGCTCCACGGATGACCACATCGGTCCTCACCACTGTGGCTCCGGAGACAACCACATCGGTCCTCACCACTGGGGCTCCGGATACGGCCACCTCGGTTGTCACCACAACCGCGCCAGAGATGACCACCTCGGTTTTCACCACTACTGCTCcagagaccaccacctcggtcctcactaCTACTGCTCCGGAGATGACCACATCAGTCCTCACCAGTGCAGCTCTGGATACGACCACCTCGGGTCTCACTGCTACCACTTCAGAGACggccacctcggtcctcaccagtAGTGCTCCCGTGACGACTACCTCGGTGCTCATCACCACGGCTCaggagacgaccacctcggtcctcaccagtACTGCTCCCGAAATGACCACCTCAGTCCACACTAGTACGGCTTTTGACACCACCACCTCTGTCCTCACTACTACTGCTCCcaagacgaccacctcggtcctcaccactacggctccagatACGACAATCTCTGTCCTCACCACTATGGCTCCGGATACGACCACCTCAGTTCTCACCACGACCACTCCCAAGACCACCACCTCGGTTCTTAcgactacggctccggagacgaTGACCTCCAGCCTCACCCCTACGGTTCCAAACACGAGCACGTCGGTTCTCACCACTACCGCTCTTAAAACATCCACCTCCACCCTAACCATCCCCACTACACCAGACCCTTGCAACCCTGATGTAACCTCCCCCACTTCACCAGAGCCGTGCATGCCTGATATAACCACCCCCTCTTCACCAGACCCTTGCATTCCTGATATAACCACCCCCTCTTCACCAGACCCGTGCATGCCTGATATAACCTCCCCCACTACACCAGACCCCTGCATTCCTGATACAATGACCCCTGCTATACATGACCCCTGCCTCCCCGGTACAACCACTTCTACCGCCCCTGCAGCCACTACCATTCCTATGTGTTCTGTGACCACCCCGGATACCAATGACCACATCTGTGGAGGTACCTCTCCTCTGGGGACATTCTCGTTTGCTCTCTACCTGCCGGCCCTTGCTGGACTGCTGCTGGTGAACCTGCTCTCCTGACCCCCCACCTAATGCCTGCAAACGAAGATCTGAAAGCTGAGCTCCCTTTCCAAGGCCCCTCCGTGGTGCCGTGGCGATGCCAAGGGGATGCTGTATAACTATGTGTTGAGGGGTACCCGGTGcttgcgtgtgcgtgtgtgtcccAGCACCTCATTGCTGGCTGGAATCTGCCTTTAGCAAATTCTCCGAATAAACCAGCATTGGAAATAGTAGCCCCAGCCTTGGTGTGTTCTGTCCCATTTGCCCGTTGCCTGCCTTTCCCTCGTGAGACTGGAGAATGGCCACACACGTTAACTGCAGGGGGAGTCTCAGGGTTGGTGCCCATTTCCAGCCTGGCCTCTGGGAACGTCACTGGGCTCCTCCCAGGGTATGTTAAGCCCTCCAGTGAAATACCAGGGCTGgggtcactccccctcccctacgGTGTCTGTGTGTCAGTGCTCTCATAGCCCAGAGAAAAAGAAATATCCATGGGCAATAGCGAAAGACCAGGGACCCACTGGGCTACGTGCCACCCAGTCCTGCCTTAGATCAGAGCCCCCGTGTACCAGGTGCAGCACAGACTGAAGATGTAGATACAGTCCTGccctagatagatagataggcagacagatagatgggtgtatggggacagacagacagacagatggatagatagagggggtgtgtggggatagataagacagaccgacagatggatagatagagggtgtgtgtggggatagataagacagaccgacagacagacagatggatagatagagggggtgtctggggtagagagcacagagccaggctggcagAGTACCGTTGCTAAGGGTGCTGGGCACCAAGTGCTCCCGCAGACAGATCGCTAACACAAGTGGTGCCAGAACAGCTCCATGGCACAAACTCTGCCCAAGGAGAAGGGGGCCCCCCAGCTCTCCGGGCAGAGATCGGGACATGGGAGGTAGGAGAGATGTGTTAATAGAACCCACATGCGCAATGCTGGGTGAGaactggaggcagcagggggcagtcacTACAGTAACTATGTCAGAGGGGCAGTGCTAACTCGTTCGTGTTGGGGTAGAACAATGTATCTCAGAGGGAGCATCGCTGTCTAGTCTCAGTGGTACGGAAAATCCCGCTGTTCACTATAGGGGACAGGCAGAGACTtcggagtttgctggctgcttttgagcgtggtgcagggccaggccagtGGTGAGCTGGCCTTACCCCATTgcaccacctgtggtaagcagtgcccagctggagcctgcatcctgaacccttattcatgaaccccctcttgcaccccaagtccctgcccttgctctgagccccccttacactaagccccctcctgcagcccaactccctgccccaagctcagctcagaactCTCAACTCCAAAttccttaacccaagaccagagcctccaCCCCAAGCCACTGCTACTGGCTGATGAAAGGGAGGACGgttgagagagggagggaggatggagtgagcaggggcggggcctcagagaacgGCTACAAAGCAAGCGGGGCAAAGTTAGAtcctgaattgcacttaaattaaaaaaataggtcTTGTGCTTAAAATGGTTGGAGGCCCCTGACTGAAATCCTTCTGTGTCTTCCCACTCCTGGTTTACCTCTCCTACCCAAAGAAAGCCGGCAGGGAACCTAGgtccaattcacatttcaaccctctatctccCTTGGCTCTCCaggccccctggccaacacccctgtagctacctgagttaaccccttagtcactgggtgctggtcagcacttccCTGCCCATTACAGCGGCTGAAGGAAGGAAATGCTGACGCTTAGCTCAGCTGAGCCCACCTCTGTGTTACAATCAGGGGCCCCATGCCCAGCACTGGCCCCCTCATGTCTgtctgcaaccccccccccacgggcatCTCCCTCATGGCCAGCATCAGGCTTGGGGGGGGTCACTGGTTCACATCATGTGGTgggcagcccccctgccaggcccGTAATCTGCTCCCTGTGGGCACTTGTGGGGGAAGCAGAGACTAGTCatagtgcacccccccccttaGTGCCTCAGGGCAGAGAACGGCCCCAGCGTCCTGCTGCCCAAGGGACTGGAGGGGCTCGGCTCTGACTGAGCTGGAACAGGCTGCCTGGGGCTTGGGGCGGAACCGCCCTGCGACAAGTGAGCGGTACCCGGCCTTCTGCCCGGCACCTCTCGGGCGCAGCGGGGGGCTCCCCTCCCTCACCCGCACGCGGGCCCGGCCGTGCACTTGCGGGGCCCGGGTGGAAGGCTGACAGAGGCTGTACTGCGCGGCCCCCAGCAGGTGTCCAGCATTtccacctcctgtccggtaaaaaaattcagaaaataccagacacacaaaatgaatgtcctgagatgtctggtattttctgattttttttcccggccaggaggcgaaaatacaggACATCTGGCAACCTAGAAAAACTCAGCGCCGcgtccagcctccttccccccttaGCCTCCAACACCCACCCGCCAGGCCTCCCCCCCGGGCCCTTCCCAATACTGCTCCCCTctgaccccatgcttacctggttctgcagggaagctaagTTGAAAGTCCCTCtccaaaagctcttgtgcaaattacattgtcatgggataagagggaaggtcctttcatggattgagaactggctaaaagacaggaaacaaaggataggaatcaatggtacattttcagaatggagaggggtaactagtggtatcctgtaagggtcagtcctaggaccaattctattcaacttattcataaacaatctacagaaaggggtgagcagtgaggcggtaaagtttgtggatgatactaaactgttcaagatagtcaagacagactgtgaagaacttcaaaaagatctcaccaaactgagtgattgggcaacaaaatggcaaatgaaatttaatgtggataagtg includes:
- the LOC142819680 gene encoding uncharacterized protein LOC142819680, encoding MTTAVLATTAPETTTAVLTTTAPDTITTVLTTTVPETTTSILTTTAPETTTSVLSTTAPDTTNSVLSTTAPDTTTSVLTTTAPETTTSVLTTTAPETTTSVPTTTAPEMTTSVLTTTALDTTTSVLTTTAPETTTSVLTTTAPDTTTTVLPTTAAETTTSILSTTAPVTTTSVLSTTAPETTTSVLSTTAPDTTTSVVSTKAPDTTTSVLSTTAPDTTTSVLTATAPDTTTSVLTTTAPETTTSVLTTTAPETTTSVLPTTAPMTTTSVLTTTAPEMTTSVLTTTAPDTTTLVLTTTAPDTTTSGLISTAPETTTSVLTTTTPDTTTLILTTTTPETTSSVLTTTAPETTTSVLTTTAPETTTSVLSTTAPDTTTSVLTTTAPEMTTSVLTTTAPETTTSVPTTTAPETTTSVLTTTALDTTTSVLTTTAPETTTSVLTTTTPETTSSVLTTTAPETTTSTTTSVITTTAPDTTTSILTTTAPESTTSVLTTTDDHLGRHLYGSRDDHFGPHHYGSGYDHLDPHHYSSQDDHFGSHHYGSRYDHFGPHHFRSRDDHLGRHHYRS